A window of the Lactuca sativa cultivar Salinas chromosome 7, Lsat_Salinas_v11, whole genome shotgun sequence genome harbors these coding sequences:
- the LOC111892696 gene encoding probable hexosyltransferase MUCI70 isoform X2: MRSFGSLNSLLERSSSLGHFEGEFNQNNSTVRFSQYSSSNSDQERVELNSALANDQMKIRVRHNDNIVNHHHPPPPPPIAANPPPPPPAITALPPPPPVYFTGYTLPPGHPCNTFTLPPPPADKKRTGPRPCPVCYLPVEEAISYMPKAPSFSPVLQNLTFIHDESFTKSEFGGSDFGGYPTLKQRYDSYDVKESMSVHCGFVRGDRPGRKSGYDIADSDLLLMDMCHGIVVSSAIFGAYDLIQQPKNISETAKQNVCFFMFVDEETEKFLRNSGHLDDSKKIGLWRVVVIYNLPYTDPRRNGKVPKLLSHRLFPNAKYSIWLDGKLMLMVDPYQILERFLWRENASFAISRHYKRFDVFLEAEANKAAGKYDNASIDFQIDFYKREGLTPYSSAKLPIRSDVPEGCVVIREHIPISNLFTCLWFNEVDRFTSRDQISFSTVRDKIRSKTNWTVNMFWDCERRNFVVQGYHRDVLEHWAPPPPPRLSGAPIVFNITANKPQKRSTENIVSNPRKTPSTKRRKEKRSSSRRHRKIDPGNRNATSRSRNYM; the protein is encoded by the exons ATGCGTTCCTTTGGATCTTTAAATTCGCTCCTCGAAAGAAG TTCCTCTTTGGGCCATTTTGAAGGTGAATTTAACCAGAACAATTCAACTGTAAGATTTTCTCAATATTCTTCATCAAATAGTGATCAAGAAAGAGTAGAGCTTAATTCTGCATTAGCCAATGATCAAATGAAGATTAGAGTTAGACATAATGATAACATTGTTAACCACCACCACCCTCCTCCACCACCGCCCATCGCCGCCAACCCTCCTCCTCCACCACCGGCTATCACCGCCCTCCCTCCTCCACCACCTGTTTATTTCACCGGATACACCCTTCCTCCCGGACATCCTTGTAATACCTTCACATTACCTCCTCCACCAGCCGACAAGAAAAGAACTGGCCCTCGAC CTTGTCCAGtgtgttaccttccagtagaagaaGCTATTTCTTATATGCCAAAAGCACCATCTTTTTCACCTGTtcttcaaaatttaactttcattcATGATGAAAGTTTTACCAAAAGTGAATTTGGAGGCTCAGATTTTGGTGGGTATCCTACTTTAAAACAAAGATATGACTCTTATGATGTAAAAGAATCAATGTCTGTGCATTGTGG ATTTGTGAGAGGAGATAGGCCTGGACGCAAGTCAGGATATGATATTGCTGATTCAGATCTTCTTTTAATGGACATGTGTCATGGAATTGTGGTTTCATCTGCAATATTTG GGGCTTATGATTTGATTCAACAACCAAAGAATATAAGTGAAACTGCAAAGCAAAATGTGTGCTTTTTCatgtttgttgatgaagaaacaGAAAAGTTTTTGAGGAATTCAGGTCATTTGGATGATAGCAAAAAGATTGGATTGTGGAGAGTTGTTGTTATCTACAACCTCCCTTACACTGACCCAAGGCGCAATGGGAAG GTTCCAAAACTTCTATCACATAGGCTTTTCCCAAATGCTAAGTACTCTATATGGTTGGATGGGAAACTTATGCTTATGGTTGACCCTTATCAAATCCTTGAAAG GTTCTTGTGGAGGGAGAATGCTAGTTTCGCAATATCTAGACATTATAAACGGTTTGATGTGTTTCTAGAAGCTGAAGCTAATAAGGCGGCTGGGAAGTACGATAATGCTTCCATTGACTTTCAGATTGACTTTTATAAACGGGAAGGCTTAACGCCGTATTCTTCTGCCAAGCTTCCTATTAGAAGTG ATGTGCCTGAAGGATGTGTTGTAATACGTGAACACATTCCGATTTCTAATCTTTTTACTTGTCTTTGGTTCAACGAAGTTGACCGGTTTACTTCTCGAGATCAAATTAGCTTTTCCACGGTTCGGGACAAGATCCGGTCCAAGACTAATTGGACCGTTAACATGTTTTGGGACTGCGAAAGGCGAAACTTTGTAGTTCAG GGATACCATCGAGATGTTTTGGAGCATTgggcgccaccaccaccaccacggcTTTCTGGTGCACCGATCGTTTTCAATATTACTGCTAATAAACCACAAAAAAGATCGACGGAAAACATTGTAAGTAATCCGAGAAAAACACCGTCGACAAAACGCCGGAAAGAGAAAAGATCAAGTTCGAGGCGACACCGGAAAATTGATCCAGGGAATAGAAACGCCACCAGTCGAAGTCGGAATTACATGTAA
- the LOC111892696 gene encoding probable hexosyltransferase MUCI70 isoform X4 → MKIRVRHNDNIVNHHHPPPPPPIAANPPPPPPAITALPPPPPVYFTGYTLPPGHPCNTFTLPPPPADKKRTGPRPCPVCYLPVEEAISYMPKAPSFSPVLQNLTFIHDESFTKSEFGGSDFGGYPTLKQRYDSYDVKESMSVHCGFVRGDRPGRKSGYDIADSDLLLMDMCHGIVVSSAIFGAYDLIQQPKNISETAKQNVCFFMFVDEETEKFLRNSGHLDDSKKIGLWRVVVIYNLPYTDPRRNGKVPKLLSHRLFPNAKYSIWLDGKLMLMVDPYQILERFLWRENASFAISRHYKRFDVFLEAEANKAAGKYDNASIDFQIDFYKREGLTPYSSAKLPIRSDVPEGCVVIREHIPISNLFTCLWFNEVDRFTSRDQISFSTVRDKIRSKTNWTVNMFWDCERRNFVVQGYHRDVLEHWAPPPPPRLSGAPIVFNITANKPQKRSTENIVSNPRKTPSTKRRKEKRSSSRRHRKIDPGNRNATSRSRNYM, encoded by the exons ATGAAGATTAGAGTTAGACATAATGATAACATTGTTAACCACCACCACCCTCCTCCACCACCGCCCATCGCCGCCAACCCTCCTCCTCCACCACCGGCTATCACCGCCCTCCCTCCTCCACCACCTGTTTATTTCACCGGATACACCCTTCCTCCCGGACATCCTTGTAATACCTTCACATTACCTCCTCCACCAGCCGACAAGAAAAGAACTGGCCCTCGAC CTTGTCCAGtgtgttaccttccagtagaagaaGCTATTTCTTATATGCCAAAAGCACCATCTTTTTCACCTGTtcttcaaaatttaactttcattcATGATGAAAGTTTTACCAAAAGTGAATTTGGAGGCTCAGATTTTGGTGGGTATCCTACTTTAAAACAAAGATATGACTCTTATGATGTAAAAGAATCAATGTCTGTGCATTGTGG ATTTGTGAGAGGAGATAGGCCTGGACGCAAGTCAGGATATGATATTGCTGATTCAGATCTTCTTTTAATGGACATGTGTCATGGAATTGTGGTTTCATCTGCAATATTTG GGGCTTATGATTTGATTCAACAACCAAAGAATATAAGTGAAACTGCAAAGCAAAATGTGTGCTTTTTCatgtttgttgatgaagaaacaGAAAAGTTTTTGAGGAATTCAGGTCATTTGGATGATAGCAAAAAGATTGGATTGTGGAGAGTTGTTGTTATCTACAACCTCCCTTACACTGACCCAAGGCGCAATGGGAAG GTTCCAAAACTTCTATCACATAGGCTTTTCCCAAATGCTAAGTACTCTATATGGTTGGATGGGAAACTTATGCTTATGGTTGACCCTTATCAAATCCTTGAAAG GTTCTTGTGGAGGGAGAATGCTAGTTTCGCAATATCTAGACATTATAAACGGTTTGATGTGTTTCTAGAAGCTGAAGCTAATAAGGCGGCTGGGAAGTACGATAATGCTTCCATTGACTTTCAGATTGACTTTTATAAACGGGAAGGCTTAACGCCGTATTCTTCTGCCAAGCTTCCTATTAGAAGTG ATGTGCCTGAAGGATGTGTTGTAATACGTGAACACATTCCGATTTCTAATCTTTTTACTTGTCTTTGGTTCAACGAAGTTGACCGGTTTACTTCTCGAGATCAAATTAGCTTTTCCACGGTTCGGGACAAGATCCGGTCCAAGACTAATTGGACCGTTAACATGTTTTGGGACTGCGAAAGGCGAAACTTTGTAGTTCAG GGATACCATCGAGATGTTTTGGAGCATTgggcgccaccaccaccaccacggcTTTCTGGTGCACCGATCGTTTTCAATATTACTGCTAATAAACCACAAAAAAGATCGACGGAAAACATTGTAAGTAATCCGAGAAAAACACCGTCGACAAAACGCCGGAAAGAGAAAAGATCAAGTTCGAGGCGACACCGGAAAATTGATCCAGGGAATAGAAACGCCACCAGTCGAAGTCGGAATTACATGTAA
- the LOC111892696 gene encoding probable hexosyltransferase MUCI70 isoform X1, with protein MTSPSLDARSSSVECLGSLVVRPSSYGSSQNGGLVLQQQMNQPIPPSKKASKMFVNKEKDNAFLWIFKFAPRKKVGMLLLSLASFAAMLWILYIAKGEFNQNNSTVRFSQYSSSNSDQERVELNSALANDQMKIRVRHNDNIVNHHHPPPPPPIAANPPPPPPAITALPPPPPVYFTGYTLPPGHPCNTFTLPPPPADKKRTGPRPCPVCYLPVEEAISYMPKAPSFSPVLQNLTFIHDESFTKSEFGGSDFGGYPTLKQRYDSYDVKESMSVHCGFVRGDRPGRKSGYDIADSDLLLMDMCHGIVVSSAIFGAYDLIQQPKNISETAKQNVCFFMFVDEETEKFLRNSGHLDDSKKIGLWRVVVIYNLPYTDPRRNGKVPKLLSHRLFPNAKYSIWLDGKLMLMVDPYQILERFLWRENASFAISRHYKRFDVFLEAEANKAAGKYDNASIDFQIDFYKREGLTPYSSAKLPIRSDVPEGCVVIREHIPISNLFTCLWFNEVDRFTSRDQISFSTVRDKIRSKTNWTVNMFWDCERRNFVVQGYHRDVLEHWAPPPPPRLSGAPIVFNITANKPQKRSTENIVSNPRKTPSTKRRKEKRSSSRRHRKIDPGNRNATSRSRNYM; from the exons ATGACGAGTCCGTCATTGGATGCACGATCATCGAGTGTTGAGTGTTTAGGTTCATTGGTGGTACGACCTTCAAGTTACGGGAGTTCACAAAACGGAGGATTGGTATTACAGCAACAAATGAATCAACCAATTCCACCCTCTAAGAAAGCTTCGAAGATGTTTGTTAATAAAGAGAAGGATAATGCGTTCCTTTGGATCTTTAAATTCGCTCCTCGAAAGAAGGTTGGAATGCTGCTCTTGTCTCTTGCTTCCTTCGCAGCTATGTTATGGATACTTTATATTGCCAAAG GTGAATTTAACCAGAACAATTCAACTGTAAGATTTTCTCAATATTCTTCATCAAATAGTGATCAAGAAAGAGTAGAGCTTAATTCTGCATTAGCCAATGATCAAATGAAGATTAGAGTTAGACATAATGATAACATTGTTAACCACCACCACCCTCCTCCACCACCGCCCATCGCCGCCAACCCTCCTCCTCCACCACCGGCTATCACCGCCCTCCCTCCTCCACCACCTGTTTATTTCACCGGATACACCCTTCCTCCCGGACATCCTTGTAATACCTTCACATTACCTCCTCCACCAGCCGACAAGAAAAGAACTGGCCCTCGAC CTTGTCCAGtgtgttaccttccagtagaagaaGCTATTTCTTATATGCCAAAAGCACCATCTTTTTCACCTGTtcttcaaaatttaactttcattcATGATGAAAGTTTTACCAAAAGTGAATTTGGAGGCTCAGATTTTGGTGGGTATCCTACTTTAAAACAAAGATATGACTCTTATGATGTAAAAGAATCAATGTCTGTGCATTGTGG ATTTGTGAGAGGAGATAGGCCTGGACGCAAGTCAGGATATGATATTGCTGATTCAGATCTTCTTTTAATGGACATGTGTCATGGAATTGTGGTTTCATCTGCAATATTTG GGGCTTATGATTTGATTCAACAACCAAAGAATATAAGTGAAACTGCAAAGCAAAATGTGTGCTTTTTCatgtttgttgatgaagaaacaGAAAAGTTTTTGAGGAATTCAGGTCATTTGGATGATAGCAAAAAGATTGGATTGTGGAGAGTTGTTGTTATCTACAACCTCCCTTACACTGACCCAAGGCGCAATGGGAAG GTTCCAAAACTTCTATCACATAGGCTTTTCCCAAATGCTAAGTACTCTATATGGTTGGATGGGAAACTTATGCTTATGGTTGACCCTTATCAAATCCTTGAAAG GTTCTTGTGGAGGGAGAATGCTAGTTTCGCAATATCTAGACATTATAAACGGTTTGATGTGTTTCTAGAAGCTGAAGCTAATAAGGCGGCTGGGAAGTACGATAATGCTTCCATTGACTTTCAGATTGACTTTTATAAACGGGAAGGCTTAACGCCGTATTCTTCTGCCAAGCTTCCTATTAGAAGTG ATGTGCCTGAAGGATGTGTTGTAATACGTGAACACATTCCGATTTCTAATCTTTTTACTTGTCTTTGGTTCAACGAAGTTGACCGGTTTACTTCTCGAGATCAAATTAGCTTTTCCACGGTTCGGGACAAGATCCGGTCCAAGACTAATTGGACCGTTAACATGTTTTGGGACTGCGAAAGGCGAAACTTTGTAGTTCAG GGATACCATCGAGATGTTTTGGAGCATTgggcgccaccaccaccaccacggcTTTCTGGTGCACCGATCGTTTTCAATATTACTGCTAATAAACCACAAAAAAGATCGACGGAAAACATTGTAAGTAATCCGAGAAAAACACCGTCGACAAAACGCCGGAAAGAGAAAAGATCAAGTTCGAGGCGACACCGGAAAATTGATCCAGGGAATAGAAACGCCACCAGTCGAAGTCGGAATTACATGTAA
- the LOC111892696 gene encoding probable hexosyltransferase MUCI70 isoform X3 has protein sequence MDTLYCQSSSLGHFEGEFNQNNSTVRFSQYSSSNSDQERVELNSALANDQMKIRVRHNDNIVNHHHPPPPPPIAANPPPPPPAITALPPPPPVYFTGYTLPPGHPCNTFTLPPPPADKKRTGPRPCPVCYLPVEEAISYMPKAPSFSPVLQNLTFIHDESFTKSEFGGSDFGGYPTLKQRYDSYDVKESMSVHCGFVRGDRPGRKSGYDIADSDLLLMDMCHGIVVSSAIFGAYDLIQQPKNISETAKQNVCFFMFVDEETEKFLRNSGHLDDSKKIGLWRVVVIYNLPYTDPRRNGKVPKLLSHRLFPNAKYSIWLDGKLMLMVDPYQILERFLWRENASFAISRHYKRFDVFLEAEANKAAGKYDNASIDFQIDFYKREGLTPYSSAKLPIRSDVPEGCVVIREHIPISNLFTCLWFNEVDRFTSRDQISFSTVRDKIRSKTNWTVNMFWDCERRNFVVQGYHRDVLEHWAPPPPPRLSGAPIVFNITANKPQKRSTENIVSNPRKTPSTKRRKEKRSSSRRHRKIDPGNRNATSRSRNYM, from the exons ATGGATACTTTATATTGCCAAAG TTCCTCTTTGGGCCATTTTGAAGGTGAATTTAACCAGAACAATTCAACTGTAAGATTTTCTCAATATTCTTCATCAAATAGTGATCAAGAAAGAGTAGAGCTTAATTCTGCATTAGCCAATGATCAAATGAAGATTAGAGTTAGACATAATGATAACATTGTTAACCACCACCACCCTCCTCCACCACCGCCCATCGCCGCCAACCCTCCTCCTCCACCACCGGCTATCACCGCCCTCCCTCCTCCACCACCTGTTTATTTCACCGGATACACCCTTCCTCCCGGACATCCTTGTAATACCTTCACATTACCTCCTCCACCAGCCGACAAGAAAAGAACTGGCCCTCGAC CTTGTCCAGtgtgttaccttccagtagaagaaGCTATTTCTTATATGCCAAAAGCACCATCTTTTTCACCTGTtcttcaaaatttaactttcattcATGATGAAAGTTTTACCAAAAGTGAATTTGGAGGCTCAGATTTTGGTGGGTATCCTACTTTAAAACAAAGATATGACTCTTATGATGTAAAAGAATCAATGTCTGTGCATTGTGG ATTTGTGAGAGGAGATAGGCCTGGACGCAAGTCAGGATATGATATTGCTGATTCAGATCTTCTTTTAATGGACATGTGTCATGGAATTGTGGTTTCATCTGCAATATTTG GGGCTTATGATTTGATTCAACAACCAAAGAATATAAGTGAAACTGCAAAGCAAAATGTGTGCTTTTTCatgtttgttgatgaagaaacaGAAAAGTTTTTGAGGAATTCAGGTCATTTGGATGATAGCAAAAAGATTGGATTGTGGAGAGTTGTTGTTATCTACAACCTCCCTTACACTGACCCAAGGCGCAATGGGAAG GTTCCAAAACTTCTATCACATAGGCTTTTCCCAAATGCTAAGTACTCTATATGGTTGGATGGGAAACTTATGCTTATGGTTGACCCTTATCAAATCCTTGAAAG GTTCTTGTGGAGGGAGAATGCTAGTTTCGCAATATCTAGACATTATAAACGGTTTGATGTGTTTCTAGAAGCTGAAGCTAATAAGGCGGCTGGGAAGTACGATAATGCTTCCATTGACTTTCAGATTGACTTTTATAAACGGGAAGGCTTAACGCCGTATTCTTCTGCCAAGCTTCCTATTAGAAGTG ATGTGCCTGAAGGATGTGTTGTAATACGTGAACACATTCCGATTTCTAATCTTTTTACTTGTCTTTGGTTCAACGAAGTTGACCGGTTTACTTCTCGAGATCAAATTAGCTTTTCCACGGTTCGGGACAAGATCCGGTCCAAGACTAATTGGACCGTTAACATGTTTTGGGACTGCGAAAGGCGAAACTTTGTAGTTCAG GGATACCATCGAGATGTTTTGGAGCATTgggcgccaccaccaccaccacggcTTTCTGGTGCACCGATCGTTTTCAATATTACTGCTAATAAACCACAAAAAAGATCGACGGAAAACATTGTAAGTAATCCGAGAAAAACACCGTCGACAAAACGCCGGAAAGAGAAAAGATCAAGTTCGAGGCGACACCGGAAAATTGATCCAGGGAATAGAAACGCCACCAGTCGAAGTCGGAATTACATGTAA